CGATAAACTTGGTCGCTTTCCCTTCGCTGAGTCGGATATAGACATTGTTCGAATCCATGTCGGTATCAGCTTTGATACCCGTCTTTTTCTTTTTCATATGCTCAACTGTAGATGAAATTTGAGTATACTTTCTATTTTCCATCGCTTCGGCTACAGGAAACATAGCCTCAGACCACCATTGATTCAGTGCTGAATTGGAACGGTCTGCAATATCGAGCTTAATGGTGCGGCTGCCAATGATGGATTGTCCTTTTTGCTTAACTACATCGACCAATCCGGCCACATCCGCCTGCGGTTTGAGATCTAGTTTCAATACAACCTGATCCTGTTTAATATCTATTTGAGCGCTTGTCACGCCTGGATATTGAGAAACCAGTTTTTCCAGAGGACTTTGCATTGTAACCTGACGGTAAATGAACCATCCCCCAAATAGCAGCAAAGCTGCCAAAACTGCCGCCACAACGATAGGAACTGCACGCAATTTCAAACAACATCCTCCTCTCAAAATGTAAAACTCAGAAGAAACGGGACGAATGTCAACAAACAACCAAATTGCATGATCTTACAGTGATCAGCAATTCTTTTTTCTATCATTTTTGTCTATCACTTATAAAATATAGTATATCATAACGTATATCTAAAATCGAAGGCAATGTGTGGAGGAGTTGTGATGAGGCAAAATCTTTGGTTATGGTGGAGGTGGGACGCTGCGTGTAGGATTTGATCTTACGATCGCTGTTGCCCGCCATAAAGATGAATTTGCCTTAGGAGAGAAGTTGGGTAGGTAAAGATGCTTCGCTGGCATTCAGCTCATCTTTACGGCATAGCAAGACTAAAAGACGTAAATACGAATTTCATCGCATTTACGTCTTTTTCTTGAGCTTTTAATCATTTACTAGTCATTCATTCCACATCTGCTGATCCTCAACCAGCTCAGTTATTGGGCAAAGTATACTTTACCCCCGTCGCTCCCCCATCTGAAAAACGGTAAAAGGCATAGTAATGATGGCTTCCATCATCGTAAAACAGCTGCCACACATATTCGCCATTGAACACACTCGGCTGGAGGCTTACAATTTTTACACCTGGAAGCTGCTGCTGAATTAGCGACGTCATTTTTTGCTCGTCGACTCCGTTCTTCAGCAGCTCGGTATGAACACCGCTATTATCTGCGGCAGGTACGTTAGGTTGTCCCCCCACTTTTTGAAAAGGAACCCATACCATTATATTTTCATTCTGTGCATTTTTCCCCTGAACCACCCAATATACCTGATCCCACACAGACTTCCATGTTTGAGTCGTGCTAACCAGACCACCTGATTGCTTGGCCTTAATGATAGCGGCATTTTTCTCAGCCACCTGGTCTTGAGTAACATAGGAATAATACCAGAAAATGCTGACCAGGATCAGTATCACGGCCAAAATGGCGACCGCTATCCATTTTTTCTTATTTTTCAAACCCGTGCTTCCTCTCTAAGGGGATGTGACACCTGAATTAGCGCGACAGCAGCCCTTCAAAGGCGGCTTGTGCCTCATGTTTGATACGTTCCTCGTCCATAGTCAGGCATTCGCCGTTTTTCACAACCTGACGACCGTCTACCCACACATGAGCCACGTCCTTGGCGCTTGCAGAGTATACCGCATGGGAAATAAGATCTGTACGCGGCAAGAAATGTGCCTGATCCAGATCCAGCGCGATAAAGTCAGCCTTGTTGCCTGCTGCCAACGCTCCTACTTCTTTTAAACCAATCGACTTTGCACCGTATTCTGTTGCCAGACGCAGCGCTTCACTTGCAGGAACTGCCGTAGGGTCACCGGATACACCCTTGTGAATAAGTGCTGCCAGACGCATTTCCTCGAACATATCCAGGTTATTATTGCTGGCAGGACCATCCGTTCCGAGAGAAACCGTAACCCCTGCACGCAGCAATTCAGGCACTCTTGCCACACCACTTGCCAGCTTCAAGTTGCTGCCAGGATTGTGGGAAACCGCTACACCACGTTCTGCCAGTAAAGCTATTTCTTCGTCGTTCAAATGAACGCCATGGGCAACAAGCGAAGGACGGGAGAAAAAGCCAAGCTTATCCAAGTGTGCAACCGGACGCAAACCGTAGTCGCGTACGTTTTGCTCTACTTCGGCGATCGTCTCAGACATGTGCGTATGCAGTGGCAAGTCCAGATCATGCGCAGCTTGTACGAATTTTTCAATAAACGCAGGTGGACATGTATATGGCGCGTGCGGAGACATCATCGTAGTAATACGCCCGTCTGCTTTACCGTGCCAGTTACGTGCAAAAGTCACGGCCTCTGCCAGCTTGATTCGCTGTTCTTCCTCCGAACATAGTCCAATTGCTCCACGCATCAGACTTGCACGAATACCTGACTCCTCAGCCACACGAGCCACTTCATCCATATGATCGTACATATCGAGGAAGGTTGTTGTTCCACCTTTCAGCATTTCCAGCACAGACAAGGACGTACCCCAGTACACGTCTGTAGATGTAAACTTGGCTTCCATAGGCCACATTTTTTCCTGAAGCCATACTTGAAGTGCCAAATCATCTCCATGCCCACGCAGTAGAGACATCGCCGCATGACCATGAGTATTGATCAGACCAGGTAAAAACAATAGCCCTTTACCATCGATCGCTTCCGTCTCTTCCTCACCCGCAGGCAAGGTTTCGCCAATATAAGTAATACGACTATCCTCCACAATCATAAAACCATGGACTACCCCTGCTTCTGGTCCATTTACTGCAAAAGATCCGTTTTTAATCATCCATTTATTCACTGTCATATTGTGCTTCTTCCTTTCCGTCCTCCAAATAATAAGCGAGGCTAAGCAAATCAGTTGTAAAGTCTGTGGCATGAATCCGAATGTTGGCTGGTGCCTTGAGAGTAGTCGGTGCAAAGTTCAGGATCGCTCCAATTCCGCTATCAATAAGCCTATCAGCCACGTGCTGTGCTTCAAAATCAGGTACGGTAATAATCCCGATTCGAATGTTTTTTTCTTTCACAGTCGCTTCCAGTTCATCCATCGGTTGCACGACCAATGTATTGATCTTGGTTCCTACCTTATCCGGAAACGCATCAAATACCGCCACAATCTTCATATTGTCTTTTAAATAAGCGTTATAATTCGAAAGGGCTTGCCCCAGATTACCCGCTCCGACCAAGACTACATTAATTTGTTGGTCGATTTTCAGGATATGGCGTATTTTCTCAATGAGATAAGAAACATCATAACCAATACCCTTCCGACCAAAATCTCCAAAATAAGCAAGATCTTTACGGATTTGGGCCGGGTTCAAATCTAGCCTCTGTCCCAACTCTTGTGAAGAGACCGTAGCCACCTCCCGTTTGTGAAGTGCATTCAGATAACGTAAATATACGGGTAACCTCCGTACGACAGCCTCTGAAATTTTATCTGATTTCATACTTGCTCCCCCTAATTGTAACGAACATACTTATGTCCGTCCGTTATGCCTCTGTCTCCGGGGCGGATTGGAGCCATTCGGCGATGCGGGGCACCATTTGCTCCGATGGCATATGCTCCATTTTTGGTCCCGGTAACGAGTACAAAAAGTGCTTTCCGTAATAGGATTCAATCACACGCGTATCATAAACGATAACGACCCCGTGGTCGTTCGCTGTACGTACCAACCGACCAAATCCCTGTTTGAAGCGAATGACCGCTTGAGGTACAGACAGCTTCATAAATGGATTCTTCTTCTGCTGCTGGAGCAGTTCGCTTTTTGCCTCCAGCAGCGGGTGATTCGGCGGTTGAAACGGCAAGCGAACAATGGCTAGACAAGTCAGAGCCTTCCCCGGAATATCGACGCCTTCCCAGAAACTGCTGGTCCCCAGCAATACAGAAGCTTTCGCTTCCTGAAACCGGCGGGTTAGCTTGCTGCGACTTCCACTGTCCACACCTTGTCCCAGCACAGTAATTTCGCTGGATGCTAAGGCCTCTTTGAGCGGCTCATACACTTGCCGGAGCATCCGATAGGACGTAAACAGAACGAGCATTCTCCCCTGCGTCGCCTGAGCAGTCGCTCCTAGAGAGCTAACGAGCATATCTACAAAATGTGCATCTCCTACACTGCCCTTCACACTTGGGAAATCCCGTGGAATAACCAGCAACACCTGATCCCTGTAATTAAAGGGTGACGGGAGCTGCGAAGTCATCAGCCGCTCTTGATCTGCGGCCTCCTGTAAGCCGAGCTGATCGATCATGTACTGAAACGACTTATCTACCGACAAGGTAGCAGAAGTCAGAATAATGCTTCTTTTTTTGTCAAAAAACATTTCTTTCAACTGGCGGCTCACATCGACGGGTACCGCATAAAATTGCAATGATTTACTACGGAATTGCCCGCTCGCCTCGAGCCAGTATACGGTTGTTTCATCATCGAGTCGGATAAAAAAGCGCAAATTTTCTCGAATCCCCGCCAAATCCTTGAGCAGACCCGTGATATCTGTAATAAGGCTATCCGCCGCATAATCGTCATGTTCTTCCTTGACGTCCAGCATCAGCTTGTCGCCCTTGCGCAAAATTTCGCTCATCGTTACATATAGCTGATTTTCCAAAGCTCCCGCCTGATCCCACTTTGCAGGCTTGGCCGAAGGTTTGAGACGGGAAGAAAACTGTCCTGTTTCACCCGGTGTCGCATCACTTCGCTCCGGCAACATGCCAAACAGCTTGTCGCTTAGCAGGTCCCAAGTTTCCTTCACCTCTAACACGAGCGGATACAGCTGGTCGATAGTTGAGGCCCAATCTGCCGACTTCTCGTGCCCCGATTTCGCCAACTGTTGACGAAGCGAAGGCAGTTGTCCATTCTTGCTGTCTTTGAACAGTCGCGTCAGTGTATGCACGAGTGTGAAATATTTCATATGCATACCTAGGTGTTTACCAGCTACTTCCTCCAGGTGATGGGCTTCATCTATCACCAGATGTTCATAGCTCGGCAATAACTGATGACTGGCTTTGACGTCTGTGAACAACTTAGAGTGATTCGTAATAACAACATCCGCTATTCCTGCTTCATGGCGTGCACGATGATAATAACATTTGCGGAACCATGGGCAAGAACGACCAAGACAGGACTCTGAATCACTCGCCACCGTTTCCCAGAAATCCCCTCCACGGTTGCTCAGATTCAGTTCTTCATCATCACCGGTTTCTGTTAACGTCAACCAGACGATCATCTGAGCCGCTGTAATTAAATCTTCCTTCGGTGTAGCGAAGTCTCTTCTGTTTATTTTATGTTCAAACTTACGCAGACACAAATAATGTCCCCGACCCTTGAAAATAGCTGCCCGAAACGGAAACGGAATCACCTTGGTCAGCATCGGAATGTCGCGCTCGCGTAATTGTTCCTGCAGGTTGATCGTATGTGTACTCACCATAACGCGCTGTCCCTTTTTCACACTGTGATACAGCGATGGGAGCAAATAACCCAGAGACTTCCCTGTTCCTGTACCTGCTTCAATCAGCAGATGCTTGTCTTCACTCAGTGCCTGATTCACACCCTCAATCATCTGTATCTGCGCCTCGCGCTCCTCATATTGACTCAAGGATGAACGCAAATTGTCCCGCACATCATCCATGTACTCCTCAAAGGTAACACCTGACAGTGGATTCGGGTCATCTTCTCTACGCGGAGCAGCTAGCTCCGTCCAATCTTCCACTTTTAGCGCAAGCTGACGAAAAAACTGATATCCCTCCAAATCCTGAATAGGATCAAGCTCTTTCTCTTCACGCACCCCATCAAGAAACCATCCAAGGTCACTGTCTTCCTCTGCAAACAAATCACTAAGCCGCTGTATCGTTATCAGAGGTAATGCTTGAAGCTCACCCAGACACTTTAAAAACACCTCGGCCGTAGCCAATGCGTCGCTGTCTGCTTGGTGAGGGCGATCATGTGCCAGCCCGAACTCAGAAGACACAAAACCCAACTGATACGAAGATAGTGATGGAAACATAATTTTCAGAAAATCCATTGTATCCAAGATTCTTCCGCTAAATGGCAAGTATCCGCACCGATCCAGAGCGTTTTGCAAAAAATTAAAATCAAACGCCACATTATGACCGACCAGTACAACATCGTCCAGCATAGGCACAAGCTCCATCATCATTTCTTCAAGTGCAGGTGCATCCTTCACGTCATCGTCTGTAATTCCGGTCAATCCAGTGATAAAAGGTGGAATAGATCTGCCAGGGTTCACATAAGAGCCGTAAACACGGGAAATGCTGTTATCATGATCTATAATTGCAAGTCCGACTTGAATGATGTCATCCGCGGACTGGGTGCCTGTCGTTTCAAAATCCAATACCGCAAATTTCATTCGGGCTTAATCCTTTCTTATGACACTTACAAAAATAATAACTCCGTATATTAGCATAGCAGAAGATCGCGTGTTTGGAAATTAAGACAGCCAAAAAAGACGATGCATACGCCGCCTCAGGAGGTGGGCATGCATCGTCTTACTCGGTGTCTGACAACTACATCCAGGTCATTATGGAGCTGTCGTATCGAAGCTTTTCGGTACCGGACAAACAGGCTTCCATATTGTGCAGCGGCTCGGGTAACGCAGGATCTAACTGATGTGCGAGAGCAAAACATTTTTGCGCCTCCTCTACGTCAGCCTGCTTTGCCAACAGACAGCCTAGCGCATTATAGATGACCGCTTTTAGTCCTGCCTGCTCAGTCAGGTCCAGCACCTTCTGAAAATGGTATACAGCTTCTGCTGGATCATCTAGTTGAAAATAGGCCATTCCCATATACATGCGACTCTGCCAACTGTTCGGAAAATGCTGTAGTACCTGCTCAAATTGTTGGATCGCCTCAGGGTACATAAGTAATCGATAATACCCTTGCCCCCGACTAAAAGCCGGTAGCTCTTTTTCAGGCAGCTCCGTGTCAGACATATCGGTCTCTGCGGAAAAGCCGGCCGCACGCAGGCACACCATTTTTTCCTCAAAGGCCAGCCACTCATCCATAATTCCGTCACTCATTCTCCGCAGCAGACTCCAGTGCTGTAGCAGCTCCTGCCTGCGGGAGCCCTGGGCTGATGGGTAATGCTTCACGATATCATCTAACATGCTGTTCATTTCTGCGAATACATGCTGGAACATGTGCATCCCGCCCTTATGAAAGATGGATTAATACACTCACATTTTTCGCTTAAAAGGCGGGTTTCATCCACACTCCCATTCATTACATGATCGTCGCATGTACTTCTTTGTTCATCGTTTGGGCTGGTTTATTATGTTCATCAACAAATACCACTGTTGGTTTGTATGTTTTGGCCTCTTCATTTGACATGGAAGCATAGGAAATAATAATGACTGTATCACCAGGCTGCACCAAACGAGCTGCCGCACCGTTGAGACAGATCACACCGCTCCCACGCGGTCCGGGGATAACATAGGTTTCCAGTCGAGCTCCATTGTTATTGTTTACAATTTGAACCTTTTCATTCTCCAACAGATCCGATGTCTCCATGAGATCTTCATCTATAGTGATACTCCCCACATAGTTCAGGTTAGCTTCCGTAACCGTAGCGCGGTGAATTTTGGATTTCATCATAGTTCTAAACATGGGAAAGCACCTCCGCCTTCTGTATTCTTATATTGTCAATCAGTCGGGTACTGCCAAATTTCACAGCTAGCGCTACGATGATGTCTTCCCGAACATCACATAGCCGCTGCTCGGGAAGAAGGGGCTCCAGACCGGGAAAAGTTAAAATTTCAATGTAATCAATGTCTGCTAAAGGAGAGGAAGTAATGGTGGACTCCACCATTTGATGTAACTGACGAATCGTAATTGTGTTTGTTACAATATCTTCGCTCACTTCTTGCACCTTACGCAGTGACTGGGACAGCACCAATGCCTGCTCGCGCTGTTCTGCACTTAAATACACGTTACGGGAGCTGAGGGCCAAACCATCCGCCTCTCTGACGATGGGACAAGGTACGATAGTCACGTTCATATTGAGATCAGTCACCATCTGCTGGAGCACAGCAACCTGCTGTGCGTCCTTCATCCCAAAAAAGGCCAAATCAGGACCTATCATGTTAAAAAGCTTGGCTACCACCGTAGTCACACCATCAAAATGGCCGGGACGGGAAGCACCGCACAAGCGATCTGTCAAAGCGGATACACGAATTTTGGTTTGGGTTGGTTGTGGATACATTTCTGCTACAGTTGGCAAAAATACAATATCCACGCCCTCACGCCGTGCTACCTCCAAATCACGAGCTTCATCGCGGGGATAGCTTTCCAGATCTTCATTCGGTCCAAATTGGATCGGATTTACGAAAATGCTAAGCACCACCGTATCTGCCATTTCACGCGCCTTGTGCATCAAGCTCGCATGTCCTTCATGCAGGTATCCCATCGTTGGTACAAAGCCGACTTTATGTTGCAGTAAAGAGGCAGAATCGTGTACCGTTTTTGCTCCATTGGCTCCAAGTTGCCGACGTTCGGCAATAACCTTGCGTAGTTGAGCCACTTCTCTTACGATGATCATGACTGAGATTCCACCTTTTCCTTAGCTTGTTTCTGCGCTTGTCCTTTTGCCTGTCCGTACAAGGACTCCACAACACGGTCATCCGCGCTGAATACATGCTCTGCGGCCGGGAATGCCCGCCCTTTCACATCACTCACATACTGCTCAATGCTGCTACGGATCAAGCCGCCTACATCGGCATAGATTTTAACAAAGCGTTTGCTGAAATAAGGAGATGCGTACTGAATCAGATCGTGATAAACAAGTACTTGACCGTCACATCCACGTCCTGCACCGATTCCAATGGTTGGAATGGAAAGTTCTTTAGAAATCGCCGTTGCCACTTCCTCAGTCACCAATTCCAAGACAATACCAAAGGCACCCGCCTGCTCTAATGCCTTGGCATCTGCCATCAACCGACGTGCGTCTGCTTCGTCCTTACCTTGAATGCGATAGCCACCAATTTGATTAACTGATTGCGGAGTAAGCCCGATATGTCCCAGCACAGGTACACCTGCCTGAACAGTCGCTTTTACGACATCGGTAATTTCAGCTCCGCCCTCCAATTTAACAGCATGCGCATGTCCTTCTTGCATCAGACGGCGGATGCCTTGAAGACTTTCGGATATGCTGCCGTGATATGTCATAAAAGGCATGTCCGCTACGATAAATGTATGCTCAGCGCCTCTTGCAACTGTCCGGGAATGGTACACCATATCATCCAAGGTCACAGGGATGGTCGAATCGTAACCAAGAACTACGTTACCCAGCGAGTCCCCCACGAGAATGATGTCAATTCCCGCCTCCTCGGCTATCTTAGCCGATGGATAATCATAGGCGGTCAGCATACTGAGCGGAATGCCCTCCTGCTTCATTTTTTTCATTTTTACAATATTCAGCGCTTGTTTTCCTGCCATCGCGAATGGCTCCCTTCCATCTTTCTTTGGCACAAAAAATAACCTTTTATGAACGCCTGTACATCTGCGTCATCAAAAGGTCCGAACAGCCAAAAAAGACACTCATTTTGAGATCGTCCCTTCTGTCTCGGTCCTGTTCGGCTCAGAGCAGAATCCAACGTAACCTTCAAATGAAGTTATGATGGTCTTACAAACTTGCTAAAGTAGAGCAATGTGCCCTTGGAGTGCAGCTCGGACCGTCCGATGCCGCCTCCTGCACAGTATAACAAAAAACATCAGCTTTTTCACGTGAAGTTTCACACAGGAAACAGAAAGATTGTGGTCGTATACTCAGCTAGGGTCGCTTCTACAATTGTATATCCCCTGAAATAACCTGAATCCGCTCACCCTGGTTCGTTTCTATCACTAGTGCCCCTGAAGGGTCCAAGCCCACCGCTGTACCTTCTACCGCTATCCCTTGTCCCGTATGTGCCCGAACGCTGCGGTTCATCGTCACGGATAACGCCTCCCACAGCATGGCTATGGGCTGGAACCCCTGCTCGGCATACAACTTACTTAGCAGCTCCATTTCTTCCAGAACTGCAGCAATCAGTGCAGTACGGTCAATTTCAAGCCCTGCTTCTATTTTCAAGGATGTCCCTACATGGGATAGCTCTTCCGGGTAATCTTCTTTATTTAAATTTACGTCAATGCCGACCCCTGCAATACAGTAGCGGACCCGTTGATCCTCTGTTGCAGATTCCAACAGAATACCGGATACTTTGCGACCATGAATCAACAGATCGTTTGGCCATTTGATTCCTGCCTCCACACCCGTCAGCCGACGAATGGCTCTACACACTGCTACACCTGTAAGTAGCGTTAGCTGGGGGGTAAAAGCTAAGGGCTGGGTGG
The Paenibacillus peoriae DNA segment above includes these coding regions:
- a CDS encoding DUF5590 domain-containing protein, which gives rise to MKNKKKWIAVAILAVILILVSIFWYYSYVTQDQVAEKNAAIIKAKQSGGLVSTTQTWKSVWDQVYWVVQGKNAQNENIMVWVPFQKVGGQPNVPAADNSGVHTELLKNGVDEQKMTSLIQQQLPGVKIVSLQPSVFNGEYVWQLFYDDGSHHYYAFYRFSDGGATGVKYTLPNN
- a CDS encoding amidohydrolase → MTVNKWMIKNGSFAVNGPEAGVVHGFMIVEDSRITYIGETLPAGEEETEAIDGKGLLFLPGLINTHGHAAMSLLRGHGDDLALQVWLQEKMWPMEAKFTSTDVYWGTSLSVLEMLKGGTTTFLDMYDHMDEVARVAEESGIRASLMRGAIGLCSEEEQRIKLAEAVTFARNWHGKADGRITTMMSPHAPYTCPPAFIEKFVQAAHDLDLPLHTHMSETIAEVEQNVRDYGLRPVAHLDKLGFFSRPSLVAHGVHLNDEEIALLAERGVAVSHNPGSNLKLASGVARVPELLRAGVTVSLGTDGPASNNNLDMFEEMRLAALIHKGVSGDPTAVPASEALRLATEYGAKSIGLKEVGALAAGNKADFIALDLDQAHFLPRTDLISHAVYSASAKDVAHVWVDGRQVVKNGECLTMDEERIKHEAQAAFEGLLSR
- the dinG gene encoding ATP-dependent DNA helicase DinG; this encodes MKFAVLDFETTGTQSADDIIQVGLAIIDHDNSISRVYGSYVNPGRSIPPFITGLTGITDDDVKDAPALEEMMMELVPMLDDVVLVGHNVAFDFNFLQNALDRCGYLPFSGRILDTMDFLKIMFPSLSSYQLGFVSSEFGLAHDRPHQADSDALATAEVFLKCLGELQALPLITIQRLSDLFAEEDSDLGWFLDGVREEKELDPIQDLEGYQFFRQLALKVEDWTELAAPRREDDPNPLSGVTFEEYMDDVRDNLRSSLSQYEEREAQIQMIEGVNQALSEDKHLLIEAGTGTGKSLGYLLPSLYHSVKKGQRVMVSTHTINLQEQLRERDIPMLTKVIPFPFRAAIFKGRGHYLCLRKFEHKINRRDFATPKEDLITAAQMIVWLTLTETGDDEELNLSNRGGDFWETVASDSESCLGRSCPWFRKCYYHRARHEAGIADVVITNHSKLFTDVKASHQLLPSYEHLVIDEAHHLEEVAGKHLGMHMKYFTLVHTLTRLFKDSKNGQLPSLRQQLAKSGHEKSADWASTIDQLYPLVLEVKETWDLLSDKLFGMLPERSDATPGETGQFSSRLKPSAKPAKWDQAGALENQLYVTMSEILRKGDKLMLDVKEEHDDYAADSLITDITGLLKDLAGIRENLRFFIRLDDETTVYWLEASGQFRSKSLQFYAVPVDVSRQLKEMFFDKKRSIILTSATLSVDKSFQYMIDQLGLQEAADQERLMTSQLPSPFNYRDQVLLVIPRDFPSVKGSVGDAHFVDMLVSSLGATAQATQGRMLVLFTSYRMLRQVYEPLKEALASSEITVLGQGVDSGSRSKLTRRFQEAKASVLLGTSSFWEGVDIPGKALTCLAIVRLPFQPPNHPLLEAKSELLQQQKKNPFMKLSVPQAVIRFKQGFGRLVRTANDHGVVIVYDTRVIESYYGKHFLYSLPGPKMEHMPSEQMVPRIAEWLQSAPETEA
- a CDS encoding tetratricopeptide repeat protein, translated to MFQHVFAEMNSMLDDIVKHYPSAQGSRRQELLQHWSLLRRMSDGIMDEWLAFEEKMVCLRAAGFSAETDMSDTELPEKELPAFSRGQGYYRLLMYPEAIQQFEQVLQHFPNSWQSRMYMGMAYFQLDDPAEAVYHFQKVLDLTEQAGLKAVIYNALGCLLAKQADVEEAQKCFALAHQLDPALPEPLHNMEACLSGTEKLRYDSSIMTWM
- a CDS encoding biotin--[acetyl-CoA-carboxylase] ligase, producing MNNHDRLLGILEEGSSDYVSGEEISRRLSVSRTAIWKQINKLRELGYNIDASSRRGYRLISRPDRLEVSKLADLLTTQSFGQRIIVLDSTVSTQQDAMRLAEEDAPEGTVVLAEEQTAGRGRQGRKWYSPRGKGIWMSIVLRPTQPLAFTPQLTLLTGVAVCRAIRRLTGVEAGIKWPNDLLIHGRKVSGILLESATEDQRVRYCIAGVGIDVNLNKEDYPEELSHVGTSLKIEAGLEIDRTALIAAVLEEMELLSKLYAEQGFQPIAMLWEALSVTMNRSVRAHTGQGIAVEGTAVGLDPSGALVIETNQGERIQVISGDIQL
- the panB gene encoding 3-methyl-2-oxobutanoate hydroxymethyltransferase, translated to MAGKQALNIVKMKKMKQEGIPLSMLTAYDYPSAKIAEEAGIDIILVGDSLGNVVLGYDSTIPVTLDDMVYHSRTVARGAEHTFIVADMPFMTYHGSISESLQGIRRLMQEGHAHAVKLEGGAEITDVVKATVQAGVPVLGHIGLTPQSVNQIGGYRIQGKDEADARRLMADAKALEQAGAFGIVLELVTEEVATAISKELSIPTIGIGAGRGCDGQVLVYHDLIQYASPYFSKRFVKIYADVGGLIRSSIEQYVSDVKGRAFPAAEHVFSADDRVVESLYGQAKGQAQKQAKEKVESQS
- a CDS encoding redox-sensing transcriptional repressor Rex; protein product: MKSDKISEAVVRRLPVYLRYLNALHKREVATVSSQELGQRLDLNPAQIRKDLAYFGDFGRKGIGYDVSYLIEKIRHILKIDQQINVVLVGAGNLGQALSNYNAYLKDNMKIVAVFDAFPDKVGTKINTLVVQPMDELEATVKEKNIRIGIITVPDFEAQHVADRLIDSGIGAILNFAPTTLKAPANIRIHATDFTTDLLSLAYYLEDGKEEAQYDSE
- the panD gene encoding aspartate 1-decarboxylase, producing MFRTMMKSKIHRATVTEANLNYVGSITIDEDLMETSDLLENEKVQIVNNNNGARLETYVIPGPRGSGVICLNGAAARLVQPGDTVIIISYASMSNEEAKTYKPTVVFVDEHNKPAQTMNKEVHATIM
- the panC gene encoding pantoate--beta-alanine ligase produces the protein MIIVREVAQLRKVIAERRQLGANGAKTVHDSASLLQHKVGFVPTMGYLHEGHASLMHKAREMADTVVLSIFVNPIQFGPNEDLESYPRDEARDLEVARREGVDIVFLPTVAEMYPQPTQTKIRVSALTDRLCGASRPGHFDGVTTVVAKLFNMIGPDLAFFGMKDAQQVAVLQQMVTDLNMNVTIVPCPIVREADGLALSSRNVYLSAEQREQALVLSQSLRKVQEVSEDIVTNTITIRQLHQMVESTITSSPLADIDYIEILTFPGLEPLLPEQRLCDVREDIIVALAVKFGSTRLIDNIRIQKAEVLSHV